In Rutidosis leptorrhynchoides isolate AG116_Rl617_1_P2 chromosome 2, CSIRO_AGI_Rlap_v1, whole genome shotgun sequence, one genomic interval encodes:
- the LOC139888584 gene encoding uncharacterized protein, with the protein MHRHSFAESSTVADLRNQNSWLWPVEWIKKYLMFSTIAFSDITKQDQVCWKDFEGSFVQFSSKSAWETLRPNAPQVRWYHVIWFSKCISRHTFIAWLLMNEKLKTQDNMRAWDLTGSNNGPLRYIAIPSISDEWKNIVEKLIPFAQRKVARVMVTKILFSATVYYIWLERNSRLFNGEARDPKKLVDIIHGTVRLKLMSVKFKESQHVRNLKIEWQI; encoded by the exons ATGCATAGACACTCTTTTGCGGAGTCTTCAACAGTTGCTGATCTTCGGAACCAGAATTCATGGTTGTGGCCTGTGGAATGGATTAAGAAGTACCTGATGTTTTCGACAATTGCATTCTCGGATATTACAAAACAAGATCAGGTATGTTGGAAAGACTTTGAAGGTAGCTTTGTGCAGTTTTCTTCAAAAAGTGCTTGGGAAACATTAAGGCCTAATGCTCCTCAAGTGCGGTGGTATCATGTTATTTGGTTTTCAAAGTGTATTTCTCGGCACACTTTTATCGCTTGGTTGCTTATGAACGAGAAACTTAAGACTCAAGATAATATGAGAGCTTGGGATTTGACTGGATCAAATAATGGCCCGTTA AGGTACATTGCTATCCCTAGTATTAGTGATGAGTGGAAGAACATAGTTGAAAAACTAATACCGTTTGCTCAGAGGAAGGTAGCTCGAGTTATGGTGACAAAAATTCTTTTCAGTGCTACGGTATATTATATTTGGTTGGAACGAAATTCAAGGTTGTTTAACGGTGAAGCTCGTGATCCAAAGAAGCTTGTTGACATCATCCATGGTACGGTTCGGTTGAAGTTGATGTCGGTGAAGTTTAAGGAGTCACAACACGTgagaaacttgaagatagaatggcAAATTTAA